A window of the Canis lupus baileyi chromosome 1, mCanLup2.hap1, whole genome shotgun sequence genome harbors these coding sequences:
- the LOC140641656 gene encoding serine protease 40-like isoform X3: protein MGTEAPAPQGRGWLVALLWLLLLSAGTPGSWPVTSHAPGPAPDQAAAQEPGRPAGGTQRLAPGAVCGKPKVTGRIFGGRNVLAGQWPWQASLLYQRSHLCGAVLIDSLWLVSTAHCFLNKSHDPADYQVLLGSTQLYQHTQHTQEISLSRIIVHPDFEKRHPFGSDIVMLQLHLPLNFTPYIAPACLPSPGMQLSGNLSCWITGWGMLSEDKQLHSPFRLQEGKVGLVGNELCNVLYRQRLSKSTAYSVQDEMLCAGDFSTGKAICQPMTRVVPVKVCRDPALAGVCRPRTTDGTDPYQLRALSTFAHFAVQASWYLTAA, encoded by the exons ATGGGTACAGAGGCGCCGGCGCCCCAAGGCCGAGGCTGGCTGGTGGCTCTGCTCTGGCTTCTGCTGCTGTCCGCGGGCACGCCAGGGTCCTGGCCGGTGACCTCCCACGCCCCGGGCCCCGCTCCAGACCAGGCTGCGGCCCAGGAGCCCGGGCGGCCGGCGGGCGGAACGCAGCGGTTGGCGCCGGGAGCAG TGTGTGGGAAGCCCAAGGTGACGGGGAGGATCTTCGGTGGCCGGAATGTGCTGGCAGGCCAGTGGCCGTGGCAGGCCAGCCTGCTGTACCAGCGCTCGCACCTCTGCGGAGCCGTCCTCATTGACTCCCTCTGGCTGGTTTCCACGGCCCACTGCTTTCTCAA CAAGTCCCACGACCCAGCGGACTACCAGGTTCTGTTGGGAAGCACCCAGCTATACCAGCACACCCAGCACACACAGGAGATATCCCTGAGCCGGATTATCGTGCACCCAGACTTTGAGAAGCGTCACCCCTTTGGGAGTGACATCGTCATGCTGCAGCTGCACCTGCCGCTGAACTTCACTCCCTACATCGCCCCCGCCTGCCTTCCGAGCCCTGGCATGCAGCTGTCAGGCAACCTGTCTTGCTGGATCACCGGCTGGGGGATGCTCAGCGAGGACA AGCAGCTGCACTCGCCCTTCCGCCTGCAGGAGGGGAAGGTGGGCCTAGTCGGGAACGAGCTCTGTAACGTCCTATACAGACAAAGACTTAGCAAGAGCACGGCCTACTCTGTGCAGGACGAGATGCTGTGCGCCGGGGACTTCTCGACAGGGAAGGCCATCTGCCAG CCCATGACTAGAGTAGTCCCAGTGAAGGTGTGCAGAGACCCGGCTCTGGCAGGTGTTTGCAGACCTCGCACCACAGACGGGACGGACCCCTACCAACTCCGGGCTCTCTCCACCTTTGCTCATTTCGCTGTGCAGGCATCGTGGTATCTTACAGCAGCCTAA
- the LOC140641656 gene encoding putative serine protease 47 isoform X1, translated as MGTEAPAPQGRGWLVALLWLLLLSAGTPGSWPVTSHAPGPAPDQAAAQEPGRPAGGTQRLAPGAVCGKPKVTGRIFGGRNVLAGQWPWQASLLYQRSHLCGAVLIDSLWLVSTAHCFLNKSHDPADYQVLLGSTQLYQHTQHTQEISLSRIIVHPDFEKRHPFGSDIVMLQLHLPLNFTPYIAPACLPSPGMQLSGNLSCWITGWGMLSEDKQLHSPFRLQEGKVGLVGNELCNVLYRQRLSKSTAYSVQDEMLCAGDFSTGKAICQGDSGGPLVCELPTAWVLVGLASWGFDCRHPIYPSVFTRVGYFSDWIHEIQMLTPPPDPTSAPQTPFPGQPLSTASSSGHPAALVPPQTWLLLLCAFRDPQ; from the exons ATGGGTACAGAGGCGCCGGCGCCCCAAGGCCGAGGCTGGCTGGTGGCTCTGCTCTGGCTTCTGCTGCTGTCCGCGGGCACGCCAGGGTCCTGGCCGGTGACCTCCCACGCCCCGGGCCCCGCTCCAGACCAGGCTGCGGCCCAGGAGCCCGGGCGGCCGGCGGGCGGAACGCAGCGGTTGGCGCCGGGAGCAG TGTGTGGGAAGCCCAAGGTGACGGGGAGGATCTTCGGTGGCCGGAATGTGCTGGCAGGCCAGTGGCCGTGGCAGGCCAGCCTGCTGTACCAGCGCTCGCACCTCTGCGGAGCCGTCCTCATTGACTCCCTCTGGCTGGTTTCCACGGCCCACTGCTTTCTCAA CAAGTCCCACGACCCAGCGGACTACCAGGTTCTGTTGGGAAGCACCCAGCTATACCAGCACACCCAGCACACACAGGAGATATCCCTGAGCCGGATTATCGTGCACCCAGACTTTGAGAAGCGTCACCCCTTTGGGAGTGACATCGTCATGCTGCAGCTGCACCTGCCGCTGAACTTCACTCCCTACATCGCCCCCGCCTGCCTTCCGAGCCCTGGCATGCAGCTGTCAGGCAACCTGTCTTGCTGGATCACCGGCTGGGGGATGCTCAGCGAGGACA AGCAGCTGCACTCGCCCTTCCGCCTGCAGGAGGGGAAGGTGGGCCTAGTCGGGAACGAGCTCTGTAACGTCCTATACAGACAAAGACTTAGCAAGAGCACGGCCTACTCTGTGCAGGACGAGATGCTGTGCGCCGGGGACTTCTCGACAGGGAAGGCCATCTGCCAG GGTGATTCCGGGGGCCCCCTCGTCTGCGAGCTCCCCACGGCCTGGGTTCTCGTGGGGCTGGCCAGCTGGGGCTTTGACTGCCGCCACCCCATCTACCCCAGCGTCTTCACCAGGGTTGGCTACTTCTCCGACTGGATCCATGAGATCCAGATGCTCACACCTCCCCCTGATCCCACATCTGCTCCTCAGACCCCGTTTCCGGGCCAGCCTCTGTCGACGGCCAGCTCCTCTGGGCACCCTGCAGCCCTTGTGCCTCCCCAGACCTGGCTCCTGCTGCTGTGTGCATTCAGAGACCCCCAGTAG
- the LOC140641656 gene encoding putative serine protease 47 isoform X2, producing the protein MGTEAPAPQGRGWLVALLWLLLLSAGTPGSWPVTSHAPGPAPDQAAAQEPGRPAGGTQRLAPGAVCGKPKVTGRIFGGRNVLAGQWPWQASLLYQRSHLCGAVLIDSLWLVSTAHCFLNKSHDPADYQVLLGSTQLYQHTQHTQEISLSRIIVHPDFEKRHPFGSDIVMLQLHLPLNFTPYIAPACLPSPGMQLSGNLSCWITGWGMLSEDKQLHSPFRLQEGKVGLVGNELCNVLYRQRLSKSTAYSVQDEMLCAGDFSTGKAICQQPMTRVVPVKVCRDPALAGVCRPRTTDGTDPYQLRALSTFAHFAVQASWYLTAA; encoded by the exons ATGGGTACAGAGGCGCCGGCGCCCCAAGGCCGAGGCTGGCTGGTGGCTCTGCTCTGGCTTCTGCTGCTGTCCGCGGGCACGCCAGGGTCCTGGCCGGTGACCTCCCACGCCCCGGGCCCCGCTCCAGACCAGGCTGCGGCCCAGGAGCCCGGGCGGCCGGCGGGCGGAACGCAGCGGTTGGCGCCGGGAGCAG TGTGTGGGAAGCCCAAGGTGACGGGGAGGATCTTCGGTGGCCGGAATGTGCTGGCAGGCCAGTGGCCGTGGCAGGCCAGCCTGCTGTACCAGCGCTCGCACCTCTGCGGAGCCGTCCTCATTGACTCCCTCTGGCTGGTTTCCACGGCCCACTGCTTTCTCAA CAAGTCCCACGACCCAGCGGACTACCAGGTTCTGTTGGGAAGCACCCAGCTATACCAGCACACCCAGCACACACAGGAGATATCCCTGAGCCGGATTATCGTGCACCCAGACTTTGAGAAGCGTCACCCCTTTGGGAGTGACATCGTCATGCTGCAGCTGCACCTGCCGCTGAACTTCACTCCCTACATCGCCCCCGCCTGCCTTCCGAGCCCTGGCATGCAGCTGTCAGGCAACCTGTCTTGCTGGATCACCGGCTGGGGGATGCTCAGCGAGGACA AGCAGCTGCACTCGCCCTTCCGCCTGCAGGAGGGGAAGGTGGGCCTAGTCGGGAACGAGCTCTGTAACGTCCTATACAGACAAAGACTTAGCAAGAGCACGGCCTACTCTGTGCAGGACGAGATGCTGTGCGCCGGGGACTTCTCGACAGGGAAGGCCATCTGCCAG CAGCCCATGACTAGAGTAGTCCCAGTGAAGGTGTGCAGAGACCCGGCTCTGGCAGGTGTTTGCAGACCTCGCACCACAGACGGGACGGACCCCTACCAACTCCGGGCTCTCTCCACCTTTGCTCATTTCGCTGTGCAGGCATCGTGGTATCTTACAGCAGCCTAA
- the LOC140641669 gene encoding NUT family member 2G-like isoform X1, whose translation MATGGAFPVLRPHVATDMGAFASPFPSQPFPAPPHGIPHRSSWALPPPPLLNLPFPASGPLELPSFPSIPLVAGDAGHGPGGPGTCNVIVQVGSEQGSLEPLQTQNIVLTQAPPTWNSAGTLCGGAACPTPVFLAASVMVPGVPASAFGGSQVGQGISAPGPLAAALPPAAPLSALEHFVNTGPPPPGAGREGSGASNPSTASSPKDSCNPRSVYENFRRWQRFKSLARRHLPQSPDAEALSCFLIPVLRTLARLKPTMTLEEGVWWAVQEWQSKSNFDRLIYYEMAGKFMEFEAEEEMQIQKLQWVKVAQGLPPSASLKPELRGPPARGTAPQPACIPRKAGSRAKPSRRQPHRPRRPRDNKAPKEIPPEAVREYMDIMDGLLGPALSAPGGPVAERGEDGKEPQWDGDPGLLSYIDQLCSQEDFITKVEAVIHPTFLAELLSSETQLDLQALAEKLEQEEGLSLAELVEKRLAALKVEAGVRTPPHHCTAGWGSGPECEAGAQLGAGGGACAPETAGQEPQRHSRAHTHLSRPRAFAGSPRRPEPPAPWASPPQGQRGASLGPGSRGAPVLREAPPSRDPGGPVVGSSEDEELPSLAFLLALQHSLLPWEFSQSPTPDRHLPSPARRRTPSPQRRGLGPAAPLAPKSWKRALWGGPDPAGKTPLPGAHLRGSGQPAKAKAVGPLHPSQPPKRRCDPFPMGSRRKRHCSQ comes from the exons ATGGCGACAGGAGGAG CGTTTCCAGTGCTGCGGCCCCACGTGGCCACGGACATGGGCGCCTTTGCGTCTCCTTTCCCATCCCAGCCGTTTCCCGCACCCCCTCACGGCATACCCCACCGGTCCTCCTGGGCgctgcccccgccgcccctccTGAACCTGCCCTTCCCCGCCAGTGGCCCCCTGGAGCTGCCATCCTTCCCCAGCATCCCGCTGGTGGCAGGAGACGCTGGCCACGGCCCTGGGGGCCCCGGGACCTGCAACGTCATTGTGCAGGTCGGGTCAGAGCAGGGGTCATTGGAGCCCCTCCAGACTCAGAACATCGTCCTGACCCAGGCCCCCCCCACCTGGAACTCGGCGGGGACACTCTGTGGGGGCGCTGCGTGTCCCACACCCGTGTTCCTGGCGGCCTCTGTGATGGTACCCGGCGTACCCGCCTCGGCCTTTGGGGGCTCCCAGGTCGGCCAGGGAATCTCAGCGCCAGGCCCTCTGGCTGCGGCTCTGCCACCAGCGGCCCCGCTAAGTGCCCTGGAGCACTTCGTAAACACCGGGCCGCCGCCCCCCGGGGCTGGCAGGGAGGGCAGCGGAGCCAGCAACCCGAGCACTGCGTCGTCGCCCAAGGACTCCTGTAACCCCAGGAGCGTTTATGAGAACTTCAGGCGCTGGCAGCGCTTCAAGTCCCTGGCCCGCAGGCACCTGCCACAGAGCCCCGACGCCGAAGCTCTGTCCTGCTTTCTCAT CCCGGTGCTGCGGACCCTGGCCCGCCTGAAGCCCACGATGACGCTGGAGGAGGGCGTGTGGTGGGCCGTGCAGGAGTGGCAGAGCAAAAGCAACTTCGACCGGCTTATCTACTACGAGATGGCGGGAAA gtTCATGGAGTTTGAGGCGGAGGAGGAGATGCAGATTCAGAAGTTGCAGTGGGTGAAggtggcccagggcctgcctcCTTCAGCCTCCCTGAAGCCTGAACTGCGGGGGCCCCCGGCCCGAGGGACGGCCCCACAGCCAG CGTGCATTCCCAGGAAGGCGGGTTCCAGGGCCAAGCCATCCCGCCGGCAGCCACACAGACCCCGGCGGCCCCGAGACAACAAGGCGCCCAAGGAGATCCCCCCTGAGGCCGTGAGAGAGTACATGGACATCATGGACGGGCTGCTGGGGCCTGCCCTCTCTGCCCCGGGGGGCCCAGTGGCTGAACGGGGAGAGGACGGAAAGGAGCCACAGTGGGACGGGGACCCGGGTCTCCTGAGCTACATTGACCAGCTGTGTTCCCAGGAAGACTTCATCACCAAG GTGGAGGCAGTCATCCACCCTACGTTCCTGGCGGAACTGCTTTCCTCGGAAACTCAGCTGGACCTTCAGGCCCTCGCTGAGAAACTGGAACAGGAGGAAGGATTGAGCCTTGCAGAG CTGGTGGAGAAAAGACTGGCGGCCTTGAAGGTGGAGGCTGGCGTGCGGACCCCCCCGCATCACTGCACAGCCGGGTGGGGCTCCGGTCCTGAGTGTGAGGCAGGTGCCCAGCTGGGGGCGGGCGGCGGAGCCTGCGCCCCGGAGACGGCCGGCCAGGAACCCCAGAGGCACAGCCGCGCGCACACGCACCTGTCGAGGCCCAGAGCCTTTGCTGGCTCCCCGCGACGACCAGAGCCCCCTGCGCCgtgggcctcccctccccagggtcAGAGGGGCGCCTCCCTTGGCCCCGGCTCCCGGGGAGCCCCCGTTCTCAGGGAGGCCCCTCcctcccgggaccctggggggcCCGTGGTGGGCTCCAGTGAGGACGAGGAGCTGCCCAGCCTGGCCTTCCTCCTGGCCTTGCAGCAcagcctgctgccctgggagTTCTCCCAGAGTCCCACGCCCGACCGCCACCTCCCCAGCCCCGCACGGCGGAGGACCCCGTCTCCCCAGAGGAGAGGTCTGGGCCCCGCCGCTCCCTTGGCCCCCAAGTCCTGGAAGCGGGCTCTGTGGGGGGGCCCAGACCCTGCAGGGAAGACGCCCCTCCCTGGGGCCCACCTCAGGGGCTCTGGGCAGCCGGCCAAGGCCAAGGCCGTGGGGCCGCTTCACCCCTCACAGCCTCCAAAGAGAAGGTGTGACCCCTTTCCGATGGGGAGCAGGAGGAAGCGCCACTGCAGCCAGTAG
- the LOC140641669 gene encoding NUT family member 2G-like isoform X2, giving the protein MGAFASPFPSQPFPAPPHGIPHRSSWALPPPPLLNLPFPASGPLELPSFPSIPLVAGDAGHGPGGPGTCNVIVQVGSEQGSLEPLQTQNIVLTQAPPTWNSAGTLCGGAACPTPVFLAASVMVPGVPASAFGGSQVGQGISAPGPLAAALPPAAPLSALEHFVNTGPPPPGAGREGSGASNPSTASSPKDSCNPRSVYENFRRWQRFKSLARRHLPQSPDAEALSCFLIPVLRTLARLKPTMTLEEGVWWAVQEWQSKSNFDRLIYYEMAGKFMEFEAEEEMQIQKLQWVKVAQGLPPSASLKPELRGPPARGTAPQPACIPRKAGSRAKPSRRQPHRPRRPRDNKAPKEIPPEAVREYMDIMDGLLGPALSAPGGPVAERGEDGKEPQWDGDPGLLSYIDQLCSQEDFITKVEAVIHPTFLAELLSSETQLDLQALAEKLEQEEGLSLAELVEKRLAALKVEAGVRTPPHHCTAGWGSGPECEAGAQLGAGGGACAPETAGQEPQRHSRAHTHLSRPRAFAGSPRRPEPPAPWASPPQGQRGASLGPGSRGAPVLREAPPSRDPGGPVVGSSEDEELPSLAFLLALQHSLLPWEFSQSPTPDRHLPSPARRRTPSPQRRGLGPAAPLAPKSWKRALWGGPDPAGKTPLPGAHLRGSGQPAKAKAVGPLHPSQPPKRRCDPFPMGSRRKRHCSQ; this is encoded by the exons ATGGGCGCCTTTGCGTCTCCTTTCCCATCCCAGCCGTTTCCCGCACCCCCTCACGGCATACCCCACCGGTCCTCCTGGGCgctgcccccgccgcccctccTGAACCTGCCCTTCCCCGCCAGTGGCCCCCTGGAGCTGCCATCCTTCCCCAGCATCCCGCTGGTGGCAGGAGACGCTGGCCACGGCCCTGGGGGCCCCGGGACCTGCAACGTCATTGTGCAGGTCGGGTCAGAGCAGGGGTCATTGGAGCCCCTCCAGACTCAGAACATCGTCCTGACCCAGGCCCCCCCCACCTGGAACTCGGCGGGGACACTCTGTGGGGGCGCTGCGTGTCCCACACCCGTGTTCCTGGCGGCCTCTGTGATGGTACCCGGCGTACCCGCCTCGGCCTTTGGGGGCTCCCAGGTCGGCCAGGGAATCTCAGCGCCAGGCCCTCTGGCTGCGGCTCTGCCACCAGCGGCCCCGCTAAGTGCCCTGGAGCACTTCGTAAACACCGGGCCGCCGCCCCCCGGGGCTGGCAGGGAGGGCAGCGGAGCCAGCAACCCGAGCACTGCGTCGTCGCCCAAGGACTCCTGTAACCCCAGGAGCGTTTATGAGAACTTCAGGCGCTGGCAGCGCTTCAAGTCCCTGGCCCGCAGGCACCTGCCACAGAGCCCCGACGCCGAAGCTCTGTCCTGCTTTCTCAT CCCGGTGCTGCGGACCCTGGCCCGCCTGAAGCCCACGATGACGCTGGAGGAGGGCGTGTGGTGGGCCGTGCAGGAGTGGCAGAGCAAAAGCAACTTCGACCGGCTTATCTACTACGAGATGGCGGGAAA gtTCATGGAGTTTGAGGCGGAGGAGGAGATGCAGATTCAGAAGTTGCAGTGGGTGAAggtggcccagggcctgcctcCTTCAGCCTCCCTGAAGCCTGAACTGCGGGGGCCCCCGGCCCGAGGGACGGCCCCACAGCCAG CGTGCATTCCCAGGAAGGCGGGTTCCAGGGCCAAGCCATCCCGCCGGCAGCCACACAGACCCCGGCGGCCCCGAGACAACAAGGCGCCCAAGGAGATCCCCCCTGAGGCCGTGAGAGAGTACATGGACATCATGGACGGGCTGCTGGGGCCTGCCCTCTCTGCCCCGGGGGGCCCAGTGGCTGAACGGGGAGAGGACGGAAAGGAGCCACAGTGGGACGGGGACCCGGGTCTCCTGAGCTACATTGACCAGCTGTGTTCCCAGGAAGACTTCATCACCAAG GTGGAGGCAGTCATCCACCCTACGTTCCTGGCGGAACTGCTTTCCTCGGAAACTCAGCTGGACCTTCAGGCCCTCGCTGAGAAACTGGAACAGGAGGAAGGATTGAGCCTTGCAGAG CTGGTGGAGAAAAGACTGGCGGCCTTGAAGGTGGAGGCTGGCGTGCGGACCCCCCCGCATCACTGCACAGCCGGGTGGGGCTCCGGTCCTGAGTGTGAGGCAGGTGCCCAGCTGGGGGCGGGCGGCGGAGCCTGCGCCCCGGAGACGGCCGGCCAGGAACCCCAGAGGCACAGCCGCGCGCACACGCACCTGTCGAGGCCCAGAGCCTTTGCTGGCTCCCCGCGACGACCAGAGCCCCCTGCGCCgtgggcctcccctccccagggtcAGAGGGGCGCCTCCCTTGGCCCCGGCTCCCGGGGAGCCCCCGTTCTCAGGGAGGCCCCTCcctcccgggaccctggggggcCCGTGGTGGGCTCCAGTGAGGACGAGGAGCTGCCCAGCCTGGCCTTCCTCCTGGCCTTGCAGCAcagcctgctgccctgggagTTCTCCCAGAGTCCCACGCCCGACCGCCACCTCCCCAGCCCCGCACGGCGGAGGACCCCGTCTCCCCAGAGGAGAGGTCTGGGCCCCGCCGCTCCCTTGGCCCCCAAGTCCTGGAAGCGGGCTCTGTGGGGGGGCCCAGACCCTGCAGGGAAGACGCCCCTCCCTGGGGCCCACCTCAGGGGCTCTGGGCAGCCGGCCAAGGCCAAGGCCGTGGGGCCGCTTCACCCCTCACAGCCTCCAAAGAGAAGGTGTGACCCCTTTCCGATGGGGAGCAGGAGGAAGCGCCACTGCAGCCAGTAG